Part of the Motacilla alba alba isolate MOTALB_02 chromosome Z, Motacilla_alba_V1.0_pri, whole genome shotgun sequence genome, GAGGGAAAAGTTTAGGAAAATGAGTTGGATCAGGTGCAGTCAAACATATGCAGTAAGTAGTGTAGAAAATGCATATCAAGGACTTTTCTTCTGTAGTTTAACCTGTGAGGATTCACATGAATGCACAAAATTTCCCAGCTTGTTAGCAGTAACTTTGGAATACAAAGTCCCATTCACTTATCTTGATCTGCAGCAGTCAGAATTTGGGATGAAATCTAAAACCAAGGTAAAACTGACCCTCATCTACCTCCTGTCAGGGTTTTAGTCCTTACTGTAAGTTGGCCAGTGGGTAGACAGCAGCATGGTGGGCTGTGGGCCAGCTGCCACGGCTATCTCTGTGCTTAGCAGAAGAGAACCAGACCTTTGTGGAAGGCAGACACTAACGGTGCAtcagctgcaggggcagaacACTGGCTGATGGAAAGAGAGCTTCGGTGGTTCTAAGAGCACTAACAAGTGCTGATGCAGGTTTGAGGATCCCCTCAGGGCCTGCTGGTCAGCGGTGAGTGATAATGACCAGGCCAGGTCAGGGTGTTTCTaccagctgccagctctctctCAGGACACAGCTGATGCTTCTCACCTTAGCACTGCTGTAGATACTCAGAATTGCTCTCTTGCAATTAAGTAAGTAAAGTAAGCAAGTAAACTTGCTGCAACACAAATGTGTTCCACAGGGCTGGCCAATGAGGAGCTGGTTGTGTGGCGAATTACATGTTTCTTTGGTCACTGTACTCAGTGATTACAACAGACTTCCAGATTTAAGCATTAAAGGAGTTTTGGGCTAACATACTGGACTGGGGGGAGCTgacatattaaaaacaaaaaatgagtagactgagaaacagaaacaagaaagtACTGTGATAATATGTGAACTAACTGTGGAGAAAATGAACGTCCAAAGAAGAGGTGTAAAAGTAAACCCCAGGTATCAAATACTAAAACCACCAGTGAAAGGAAACAGTAGATCTTGTAGCATTCCAGTGAACTGCTTCCAGGTGAAGACAAATTATTTGACACAAATCTATGAAGTAACATACTCCCTAAACTATGGCAGAGAGATAAGTAAGATAAGTAAGATGCCAATGGGAAAACATGAAGAACTGAGGACCAGAAACTTGTAACGTCTCCtctgaaacacttttttcttaTTGCTCGTGAACTAGTAGAAATTTTGAGAGAAACTCGTACCTAGGGATCCAAAGAGAGGTAAAAGATGATTAACGATCCATATGACTTGACAACACAGGACCAGGAGCAACAGGTGGGGAAATAACCTCGACCGGACTGAGGCTGTTACACAGAAAACCAACATCAGTGGCATCACTACAATTATCGTGAAGGCTAAAATACGCGTTATCCACGAGCAAAACGCACCCTGACATTGTTTTTCTCTGGacgcagcaggcagccggagGAGCGCCAGCGGCGCGGCACCGGAGCGCGGGGAGAAGACCTGAGGGCTCGGGAAGCTCCCTGGCCGCGCGCGGGGAAGCGCTGACGCGCCCTCGGGGGATCGGGAGACGCCGGCGGCGATCGAGCGGCGGAGGCCCTGCGGGGCCGGACGACACCGGGCCCGGCCGCGCGGGGACCGCGGAtcccccgccccgcggccggcagggggcgtgggggggggggggggggtggccATCGATGGGGGCGGCCGCTCTGCGCTCGGCTGCTCCGCCCTGCCGCTCGGCTCTGGATTAGCGCAACTGGCGACGTGGgacggcacggcccggcccggctccgcgcccgccgccggctCCGGGAGCGGCGCCGGAGCTGCGCCGGGAGCTGCGCCGGGAGCTGCACCGGGAGCTGCACCGGGCAGGCCGCCGACGGGACGAGGAGCCCGAGGGCGGCGGCACTCTGTACGGCAGCCCTGCCAGCGCGACGCGGTGAGGGGCGGCGGCGCAGGGAGCGCCCCGGTGGGCGGCGATGGCGCTGCGGGCGCGGGCGCTGTACGACTTCAGGTCGGAGAACCCGGGTGAGATCTCGCTGCGGGAGCACGAGGTGCTGAGCCTGTGCAGCGAGCAGGACATCGAGGGGTGGCTGGAGGGCGTCAACAGCCGCGGGGACCGCGGGCTCTTCCCGGCTTCTTACGTGCAGGTGAtccgcgcccccgccgccgagccgccgccgcccgcccgctaCGCAAACGTCCCCGTCGGCGGATTCGAGCCGCTGCCCCCCCCCGCCGCCTTCAAGCCTGCGGCGCAGCAGCCCCCGCCCGAGCCCttcccgccgccccccgccgggTATCCCTTTCCGCCCTACGGCGGCTCCtaccagcccagccagggcagcgATGACGACTGGGACGATGACTGGGACGACAGCTCCACGGTGGCCGACGAGCCGGGCGCCCTCGGCAGCTCCTACCCCGACTACgaggcggcgggcggcggcgcctcGGGCCGGTACCGCCTGTCCACCCGCTCCGAGCCGTCCCTGGGCCCCCGCGCCGCGGGGCACCCACCGGGACACCCGCACccccccggcggcggcggcggcgctgccaAAAGCTCGGCCACGGTGAGCCGCAATCTCAATCGCTTCTCCACCTTCGTCAAGTCCGGCGGAGAGGCCTTTGTGCTGGGCGAGGCGTCGGGCTTCGTGAAGGACGGGGACAAGCTGTGCGTGGTGCTGGGCCCCAGGGGCCCCGAGTGGCAAGAGAACCCTTACCCCTTCCAGTGCTCCATCGAGGACCCCACCAAACAGACCAAATTCAAGGGCATGAAGAGCTACATCGCCTACAAGCTGGTGCCCAGCCACACCGGGCAGCAGGTGCACCGCCGCTACAAGCACTTTGACTGGCTCTATGGGCGCCTGGCTGAGAAGTTCCCTGTCATCTCCGTGCCACACTTGCCAGAGAAGCAGGCCACTGGCCGCTTTGAAGAGGACTTCATCTCCAAACGTCGCAAAGGCCTGGCCTGGTGGATGGACCACATGTGCAGCCACCCTGTGCTGGCTCAGTGTGATGCCTTCCAGCACttcctcacctgtcccagcacagATGAGAAGGCCTGGAAACAGGGCAAACGCAAGGCTGAAAAGGATGAGATGGTGGGTGCCAACTTTTTTCTGACCATCAGTGTCCCCACAggccctggggccagcctggACTTGCAGGAGGTGGAAAGCCAGGTGGATGGCTTCAAGGCCTTCACCAAGAAGATGGATGAGAGTGCCCTGCAACTTAATCACACGGCCAATGAGTTTGCCCGCAAACAAGTCACTGGTTTCAAGAAGGAATACCAGAAGGTGGGGCACTCCTTCAAGTGCCTCAGTCAGGCATTTGAGCTGGACCAGCAGGCCTTTTCAGCTGGCCTCAACCAAGCCATAGCCTTCACTGCAGAAGCCTATGATGCCATCGGGGACCTCTTTGCAGATCAGCCCCGGCAGGACCTAGATCCTGTGATGGATTTGTTAGCGTTATATCAGGGGCATTTGGCCAACTTTCCAGACATCATCCATGTGCAGAAAGGTAAGAcccttttgtgttttctgaaacaatttAACTTTAATGTATCAGTGGTATGCAACCGATACAAGAACCAGTGCCTAAATTTGCCGTGTGTCTGGCTTGCTGGCTTTGTGTTCAATCTTCCTGTGTTTACTCAGGTAAACTAGAAATACACAAAACTCATCAGtgacaatttttatttttgtgccaaAGGCCTAAACGTAGTTTGGAGTTTTCTGATCAGAGGTTTCTATGTTTGGCTGTGTGAAAGCAACCACGTCGAACTAAAAAGCAACCACGTCAAACTAAACTGCCTATATATTAAAGATTATTTGGCTTGTTTGCAAACCCTGGAAATCAAGTGGTATGCAAACATCTATTACTCTGAGGTATGTGAGGTATCTTAAACCTTTTGTCTATTAGGTAATAAATATGAAGTAATATGATGATACAGGTACTCCTCTGATTGACCACTGTGTTCAAGGTGCATGTGGAggtgtgtgttttgcagcatcagtctgATGAGATGTTTAAGGCTGCTGGGGCGTCTTTGTTCAGCCAAGTGTCCTATGGTGTTTGGGAAAGAGTAATGGTTAGCCACAGTGTTCTTAGTTGTTCAGCCTTTGCCCTTATTGTTATGAACAGATGCTGGTCACCTGTTACCCTTTCAGCATCTTTCTAGCTGAAAAACGCTGTCCAGGTTCAGATTGCTAGTTATAAGGTACTTTGTGATctgtcagaaagaaagaaactcaaaaatgaaaaaataatctgctaTATAACTAATGACACTTGTTCAGATAAACAGAAGTTTGTAGTACTGTCTATATGACGAGATGGTGCTGTTAAATTAGTGATAGTCATACATTCTTTACCATTGCAAGTAGGTAAGTCCAtcataaattcttttttttgttatcttcTTTACCCATAGTTTTCAACTCAAAGTTCAGGAGAATGTGGGCATTTGAGCTG contains:
- the SNX18 gene encoding sorting nexin-18, which produces MALRARALYDFRSENPGEISLREHEVLSLCSEQDIEGWLEGVNSRGDRGLFPASYVQVIRAPAAEPPPPARYANVPVGGFEPLPPPAAFKPAAQQPPPEPFPPPPAGYPFPPYGGSYQPSQGSDDDWDDDWDDSSTVADEPGALGSSYPDYEAAGGGASGRYRLSTRSEPSLGPRAAGHPPGHPHPPGGGGGAAKSSATVSRNLNRFSTFVKSGGEAFVLGEASGFVKDGDKLCVVLGPRGPEWQENPYPFQCSIEDPTKQTKFKGMKSYIAYKLVPSHTGQQVHRRYKHFDWLYGRLAEKFPVISVPHLPEKQATGRFEEDFISKRRKGLAWWMDHMCSHPVLAQCDAFQHFLTCPSTDEKAWKQGKRKAEKDEMVGANFFLTISVPTGPGASLDLQEVESQVDGFKAFTKKMDESALQLNHTANEFARKQVTGFKKEYQKVGHSFKCLSQAFELDQQAFSAGLNQAIAFTAEAYDAIGDLFADQPRQDLDPVMDLLALYQGHLANFPDIIHVQKGALTKVKESKRHVEEGKMELQKAEGIQERCNIISFATLAEINHFHKIRVRDFKSQMQHFLQQQILFFQKVTQKLEEALHKYDSV